The Arachis hypogaea cultivar Tifrunner chromosome 14, arahy.Tifrunner.gnm2.J5K5, whole genome shotgun sequence DNA window TGGTGTTTGCTATGGTATGCTGGGGAACAATCTACCAGCAGCGAACGAAGTGATAGATGTTTACAGATCAAACAACATCAAACGAATGAGACTCTATGATCCCAATCAAGCTGCTCTACAAGCACTTAGAAACTCCGGGATTGAACTCATTCTTGGAGTTCCAAACTCTGATCTTCAAGGCCTTGCCACAAACTCTGAAAGCGCACGCCAATGGGTGCAAAGAAATGTGCTAAGCTTTTGGCCAAGTGTCAAAATCAAGTACATTGCAGTTGGTAATGAAGTGAGACCTGTTGGAGACTCCACTTCATGGATGGCTCAGTATGTTCTCCCAGCAATTCAGAATGTATACCAAGCTATTAGAGCACAAGGCCTCCATGATCAAATCAAGGTTTCAACTGCCATTGACATGTCCCTCTTAGGAAACTCTTTTCCTCCTTCACAAGGCTCATTTAGGGGTGACGTCAGGTCATACCTAGACCCAATTATTGGGTATTTGGTATATGCAGGTCGGTAATGTTAGCATgacaattatttaaaattattttatgggtaaaatatattttttgtttttgaaatttattaaaaattttaaaaatatttttaaattattaatttattttaattttatgtcaAAAATTGTTGATTTGTATCGAATGTATtcctaataattaatattttaaaaaacaatttttaacattagcAAGTCAAACACAAAACTTTGTTACTGACTCCTAGTTATCAAATATTCTTGCtcaattaattctaaattttttaaatatttaactagcaaaaaatatatttgatgtaaataaaaaatcttttaagataatattaaaacaaaacaaaatttaaaaatatttttaaaatttttaacaaattttaaaaaaatatattttacccttattttatttaacttaatatccataattttatatatataatatctaattatacttttattacatctaatattatttaatttaattatttcagtgataattaatgaaaaaaaaaactttgaatTACTTTGaacttatttctatttttttttcacacATTTTTGTTTGTAGGTGCACCATTACTAACCAACGTTTATCCTTACTTTAGCTATAAAGATAACCCACGTGACATATCACTATCCTATGCTATTTTCACATCACCAAATGTTGTGGTACAAGATGGTCAATATGGGTACCAGAATCTTTTTGATGCTATGTTAGATGCAGTGCATGCTGCCATTGATAACACTGGAATTGGTTTTGTTGAGGTTGTTGTGTCTGAGAGCGGGTGGCCCTCAAGTGGAGATTTTGGTGCAACTTATGATAGTGCCCAGATTTATTTGGATAATTTGATTCGTCATGTTAATAGGGGTACTCCAAGAAGGTCTTGGAAGCCTACGGAAACTTATTTATTTGCCATGTTTGATGAGAACCAGAAGAATCCAGAGCT harbors:
- the LOC112741663 gene encoding glucan endo-1,3-beta-glucosidase, basic isoform; the protein is MAMSSFSCAATVLLLLLLTIDLRMADAQIGVCYGMLGNNLPAANEVIDVYRSNNIKRMRLYDPNQAALQALRNSGIELILGVPNSDLQGLATNSESARQWVQRNVLSFWPSVKIKYIAVGNEVRPVGDSTSWMAQYVLPAIQNVYQAIRAQGLHDQIKVSTAIDMSLLGNSFPPSQGSFRGDVRSYLDPIIGYLVYAGAPLLTNVYPYFSYKDNPRDISLSYAIFTSPNVVVQDGQYGYQNLFDAMLDAVHAAIDNTGIGFVEVVVSESGWPSSGDFGATYDSAQIYLDNLIRHVNRGTPRRSWKPTETYLFAMFDENQKNPELEKHFGLFFPNKQKKYSFGFGAERGLEFFNATIPLKSDI